Within Vicia villosa cultivar HV-30 ecotype Madison, WI linkage group LG1, Vvil1.0, whole genome shotgun sequence, the genomic segment ATGGAGAATCCAAGTTCCACTTTGTATTTTGGGATACCGATTGTGTTAATATCATTGGAAAAACAGCCGACGATATGCGCAAATCCATGATAGAGGtttttaattatgaataaaaatttaCCTTATGTGATTATAATAGAtgttttcatattttaatttCGAATCTAATTCCAGCATAATCCATTTTCCATGCTTCCTTTACAGAATGGTGAAGATGATCCTATGGTCTATCCAGACGAACTTGAAGtacttttgaaaaataaaattgcttTTAGAGTTAAAGTGCAGCCAAACTTCAATCAAGGATCCGTTCAGAAGCTTATAACAGATGCATCTTCTGTTGATCAGATTTTAGAAAACTACATCAAACAGCAAGATGAGCAAACTAAAGACATTGTAGTCAATGAACCAAAAACACCAACAGATACCTTGGTAGTCACTGATATATTTTATCTAAGTTTTTCCATAACTGTTCGGCTATTAATGAAATTAATTCCTAATTTCTCCATTTTTTTTCCAGACTTTCAACATTACTGGTAAGGATCCAAGAAAGGAAGATACCATTGATTTTTCAGCTGTAAGTACATATCAAACTCCTCAATCATTTAGCTAAACATTGCATTCTTAGAGTTtaatacattaattattaaaCACGttgttaattaaatataatacatATTTATTATCCTGTAGCATTCACTTTCGGCATGTGGAGAAAATGAACCCGAAATTAACAGTATAGTCACCCCAACAAAGGCGAAGTCATCAAGTGCACCAGACGGTGAAAATGAATGTGAGTTTGTCGGAGCTACACAGTACTCGGGTACCAAACCGCTAAAAAAGTGAAGATAGAAGCAACCAACTGATACGTTGATGATTTATAGAGCACTTTCTTTAAGCATGATGTTCATTttcaattttatgttttaaatttttgtttaatatttggATAATCAGATTTTATTGTTAAAGTATGTTCCTTTTAAACTTGGTATTCCCTAAGACCACCCCATTTTGGATAATATATGCTTATCAAGGGTTTATTATATTGCTTCTATTATTTTCAACAGCGTGATTATTTGCAAATGTTGTCTTATATATACCGCCTGAAAAAATAATCAAAGCACGTTGGACAATATGCTTTATTAACACATGCATGTATGAAAAATAATAGGAGATTTTGAGTGTCTTCTTAATATAGTTTAATTCTGTTACAAGATTATTgtcatgaatttattttataagctCAAATAATAATTTTTGCATTAATGTTTTTGGGTTTAGAATAAAAATTCCCATATATAAAAATACACTAACAAGTCGCTTTTATAAAAATACAGTAGCGTGTCGcatatataaaaacacattatGAAACACTTTTTTGCAACAAATAATTTTTTGAGGAGCTACCTTTATACGTAACTTTTCGTATTAATTTATATGTAAATTTGCCCTAAAAGCGCGATCAAAGGATAATTATTAATATGTAGTTTCCTTTGAATAGTGCTATACGCAACTTTTGAGTGTCTTGGACAATATGCTTTATTAACACATGCATGTAAGAAAAATAACAGGAGATTTTGAGTGTCTTCTTAATATAGTTTAATTCTGTTACAAGATTATTgtcatgaatttattttataagctCAAATAATAATTTTTGCATTAATGTTTTTGGGTATAGAATAAAAATTCCCATATATAAAAATACACTAACAAGTCGCTTTTATAAATATACAGTAACATGTCGCATATATAAAAACACACTATCAAACACTTTTTTGCAACAAATAGTGTTTTGAGGGGCTACCTTTATACGTAACTTTTCGTATTAATTTATATGTAAATTTGCCCTAAAAGCGCGATCAAAGAATAATTATTAATATGTAGTTTATGTTTTGTGCTATACGCAACTTTTGGTAGACCCATGTAACTAAAatgtcaaataatatatatacttaAGAGAATAAGGTATTATACATCTTAATACAATAATGTGTTCACCTTCTTCATAACTATTGGTATTCCTTTGTTTTATAATctagcaaaataaattaaatagctGCCAGTGATGTCATTTAGGGTTAATTTTAATAACTGCACGTTAAAATAATAGTGTTACGTATTAATAATGACATTTAGTTTTTCCATGCTAGCTATTCATTGATGGCGTGGCTATTTTGTTAAAGCATGCTCTTCCCCTTAATCATTTCGTTAACATTAAATGAATCTTGATTAACAACATGTCATCTATATATTACACTTAGAATACTGCAGATGctcataaacatattaaatagaGTTTGGTAATCCATCAGTGGATTTTAATATGGATGATGAGAATTTAATATTTTTACGTCAGATCAACAAAATGAAAGCTGCTAAGGCAAGGTTTAATAGAATGAATGTCCTCAGGCAGAAGAAGGCAAAGCGGTTGAAGAGAGCAAACAAAGAGAATGAGTGTTTCTTCTCTCCATCTTCCGTCCAACAATCTTCGTCGTTCCGAACACCTTTATCAACCATAACTATGAATACCATCAACATTTCATCATCATATTCACCTAACCACTTTCAACCATCTTCTTCAAGTCCCCAACCTTCAAACAGATTGGGTCTGAATTTAACAAACAAAGATAATGACATTTTCTTCTCTCCAATTTCCGTCAAAAAATCTTCGTCCTTCCAAACACCgttatcaactataacaatgaaTACCATCAACATTTCTGAGTCATCTTCACCTAACACATGTCAACCATCTTCTTCAAGAACTCAACCTTCAACTGTTGGGATTTTAAAATCTCGGAGACCCATCATATATCGTTCGAACGGATTGGGTCtgaatttgacaaaaaaatttaacAGCACCGTTAGTGGTTCAAATGATCATCCTGAGGTTTCTGCATCTCCTGTCCCGGACACGGACAATAACAATTTATTTTCGAGTTCAGATGACAATAGTACAGAAAGTATATGAATATTAAGTACTTCTATCATTCATAACCCCTTATCAGATTGTAATTATCAAATAACATGCAATTTTTTTTATGCTTCAGGTTTTGAAACGGACTCCGATATTGAATACCCGGATGAAGGTTATAACATCTCTACAGACCTGCATTCTGCAACGACTTCTTCAAATGGTAATGCATTCCCCTGTGCATGTTAAATTCATTATTACATATCTGCGTCATTATACGATGTAGTTGAATGTAATActacaataaaaatattatactcaaatactttttttttaataggatACTACGATGTAGGAAACGCTACTGTTGTATGTCAATAGTGCGGTGCGCAAATGTGGTATCTTGAAAGAAAGGAAAAGAATCGAAATAGATCTATTCCAAAATTTTCAATGTGTTGTCGAAATGGCAAGATTCAACTTCCATTTCTCAAGATGCCACCTAAATATTTGCAACATCTCCTATTTGACAGTGATACGGTTCAGTCTCGCAATTTCCAGCAAAACATACAATGTATAACATGATGTTTGCATTCACATCTCCTGGTACTAAGATGGATAACCGTTTTAACAACGGAGGTGGTCCTCCTACTTTCCGTATTCAAGGGCAGGCCTGTCATAGAATTGGTAGTATGTTACCCATGCCGGGACAGACTCCAAAATTTGCCCAGCTATATATTTACGACACTGAACATGAAATACAACACAGGAATAAATGGATGAGGTATTCATTTGCCAATTATTTTTTGTTACGTCCATATTTGTTTGTTGAgactttttcataatttttttaatttatgttatgTAGAACAAAAACTGGCGTTGACATTGATATTGTTACAAAATTATCTCAAATGTTGTACGAACACAACGTACATGCTCAGTCTTTCCAAATGGCAAGAGATATTTTGTCTCAACAAAGTGTAACAGATTTGAAATTGAGACTTATTTCAGACAGAAATACTGATGGACGTATTTATAATCAGCCAACTGTTTCCGAGGTTGCCGCTTTGATAGTTGGTGATGTCGATACAGCTGAAAAAAGAGATATCATAATGCACAAACAGTCGGGCGCTCTTCAAAGAATTGATGAGTATCATACTTCTTATCTTGGATATCAATATCCATTGCTTTTTCCATATGGTGAGGATGGATATAGGCCAAATGTGAAACATCGGGATCACGGTCGCGTTGTACGTTCCACCACACCGAACAGTCCTGATGAATTGGAATATGACGATGTTCCATGGGAAGAAGCTACGAAGAGAAACAGGCTAACGATAAGAGAATGGATGGCATTCCGAATACAATCAAGACAGAACGAGGCACCGACACTGTTAAGAGCTCGAAGGCTATTCCAACAATTTTTAGTTGATGGTTATACAATGTTGGAATCGGAGAGACTTAGATGGCTTCGTAAAAATCAATCCAAATTAAGGGTTGGAAAATATCACAATTTGAATGAGTTAAACTCAAACAGGGTGACACAAGGCTCAAGCACCGGAAAAAGAGTAGTTTTGCCGTCTTCATATGTTGGCAGTCGTAGATATATGGATCAACTATATTTTGACGGAATGGCAATTTGCAGCTATGTTGGTTTTCCTGACCTATTTATAACATTTACATGTAATCCAAACTGGCCGGAGATACAACGTTATGTCAGACAATCAAACTTGAAACCGGCCGATCATCCAGACATTATTTGTCGAGTATTTAAAATGAAGTTTGATGAGTTACTGTCCGATCTAACCAAGAAATCTGTCATGGGCAAGGTCCTTGCCTGTAAGTACATTTGCTTTCCTTTATTCTTCCAAACTTAAATTTTTCCTTTTAAATGGGTTGACATATTTAGATGTTGCAATTTAATATCAAATATATGACATTTCATTAACAGATAtgtataccattgaatttcaaaagAGGGGTTTGCCACATGCTCACATAATAATTTTTCTTCATCCGACCAGTAAGTATCCAAATGCAGATGATATTGATAAGATAATTTCAGCTGAAATACCTGACGAGAATTCTGATCATGAGCTTTATGACTTGGTAAAGTCACATATGATACACGGTCCATGCGGAAGACTTAACCTAAATGCACCGTGTACAAGGGATGGGAAATGTTCCAAGTATTTTCCAAAGGAATTCCGTCCTCAAACAATAGTCGATCAAGATGGCTTCCCTGTTTATCGAAGAAGAGACAATGGTCACACTGTGTTAAAGAATGGAATTCGGTTTGATAACCATCACGTTGTACCATACAATTCAGGATTGTTAAAGAAGTTTCGAGGTCACATAAATATGGAGTGGTGCAATCAAAGTTCTTTGATAAAGTATTTGTTTAAATACATCAACAAAGGTTACGATAGAATCACTGCTGCCGTTGTTAGGAATGATGAGGTGAGCCaaaatgcacagaaaaatatCGACGAGATTAAACAATATCTTGATTGCAGATATGTTTCTCCTTGCGAAACATGTTGGAGAATATTCTCTTTTCCCATACATGGAAGAAAACCCGCGGTTGAGAGGTTATTTTTTCACTGTGAAGGAGAAAATTCTGTGTTTTACAGAGACATGGATCGCTTAGATACCGTGTTGGAAAAGCCAAGTGTCACGGAATCAATGTTTACTGCTTGGTTTGAGGCAAACAAAAAATATCCTGAAGCCAAGGAGTTAACATACAACAAGTTTGTTGGAAAGTTTGTTTATGTAAAGAAAACAAGGGAATGGAAACCGCGGAAAAAGGGTTATACAATTGGTAGATTGGTATGGGTTCCTCCAAGCTCGGGTGAGCTGTACTATCTCAGAATGATGTTAACGCATGTAAAAGGTCCACAGAGTTACGAAGACATAAAAATAGTTAACAACAAAAGATGTAATTCTTTCCGCGATGCTTGCTTTGCTATGGGATTTATTGGCGACGATAGGGAGAACATCGCCGCCATTGAAGAGGCAAGTCACTGGGGATCTGGGCATTATTTGAGGTTACTTTTTGTTCATATGCTGCTATCAAGCAGCTTGAATAGACCAACACatgtttggaaaaaaaattggcaATTATTATCGGACGGCATATTATATGAACAACGTAGAATTGCAAACAATAGAGGTTAGTATTGATCAATACTATATAAAAGAATATATAGTGCATGCAACCCATAACGGTATTGAATTATTTTTTGCAGAGTTGATTTTGTCAAATGAAGAATTGGTCAATTTGACATTGGTAGAAGTTGAAAAATTACTTCAAAAGAACAGGAAGAGTTTATCCGATTTTGTGGGAATGCCACAACCAAATGGATATGTTGTTTAGCAATTAGGCAACAGGTTGATTTATGATGAACGTAACTACGACATCATAGAACAAAGTCAAGAATACAATACATTATATCAACATCTCACAGGTATTTGTGCATTtcatttttttgggttttatcTGTTACCATTTTTCGTATCTTATTTGTTGAAAACCGTAACATATAATTTATTACGATTataattagatgaacaaagaactgTTTTTAACACTATTATCGGCGCTGTCAATAACGAAAGAGGAGGTGTCTTTTTTCTGTACGGATATGGTGGCACGGGAAAGACGTACATTTGGAGGACATTGGCGTCTTGCATACGTTCGAGAAAACAGATTTGCTTGACTGTTGCTTCATCTGGTATAACGTCTCTTTTGCTACCAGGAG encodes:
- the LOC131648518 gene encoding uncharacterized protein LOC131648518 — encoded protein: MKAAKARFNRMNVLRQKKAKRLKRANKENECFFSPSSVQQSSSFRTPLSTITMNTINISSSYSPNHFQPSSSSPQPSNRLGLNLTNKDNDIFFSPISVKKSSSFQTPLSTITMNTINISESSSPNTCQPSSSRTQPSTVGILKSRRPIIYRSNGLGLNLTKKFNSTVSGSNDHPEVSASPVPDTDNNNLFSSSDDNSTESFETDSDIEYPDEGYNISTDLHSATTSSNVSQFPAKHTMYNMMFAFTSPGTKMDNRFNNGGGPPTFRIQGQACHRIGSMLPMPGQTPKFAQLYIYDTEHEIQHRNKWMRTKTGVDIDIVTKLSQMLYEHNVHAQSFQMARDILSQQSVTDLKLRLISDRNTDGRIYNQPTVSEVAALIVGDVDTAEKRDIIMHKQSGALQRIDEYHTSYLGYQYPLLFPYGEDGYRPNVKHRDHGRVVRSTTPNSPDELEYDDVPWEEATKRNRLTIREWMAFRIQSRQNEAPTLLRARRLFQQFLVDGYTMLESERLRWLRKNQSKLRVGKYHNLNELNSNRVTQGSSTGKRVVLPSSYVGSRRYMDQLYFDGMAICSYVGFPDLFITFTCNPNWPEIQRYVRQSNLKPADHPDIICRVFKMKFDELLSDLTKKSVMGKVLAYMYTIEFQKRGLPHAHIIIFLHPTSKYPNADDIDKIISAEIPDENSDHELYDLVKSHMIHGPCGRLNLNAPCTRDGKCSKYFPKEFRPQTIVDQDGFPVYRRRDNGHTVLKNGIRFDNHHVVPYNSGLLKKFRGHINMEWCNQSSLIKYLFKYINKGYDRITAAVVRNDEVSQNAQKNIDEIKQYLDCRYVSPCETCWRIFSFPIHGRKPAVERLFFHCEGENSVFYRDMDRLDTVLEKPSVTESMFTAWFEANKKYPEAKELTYNKFVGKFVYVKKTREWKPRKKGYTIGRLVWVPPSSGELYYLRMMLTHVKGPQSYEDIKIVNNKRCNSFRDACFAMGFIGDDRENIAAIEEASHWGSGHYLRLLFVHMLLSSSLNRPTHVWKKNWQLLSDGILYEQRRIANNRDEQRTVFNTIIGAVNNERGGVFFLYGYGGTGKTYIWRTLASCIRSRKQICLTVASSGITSLLLPGGRTAHSMFKIPIPTLEESLCDIPKNTDRAELLRSAKLIIWDEAPMANKYCFEALEKTLKDLMSNTKPSKSIFGGKVVVFGGDFRQILPVIPRGSRSDIIHASINSSYIWDHCKVLRLTKNMRLLQSTTPSSSTELEEFSNWILDVGDGKLAEPNDGYADIDIPKDMLISNFDEPIKAIIDSTYPNFLQNYKDPQYLQCRAILAGTLETVDVVNRYALDMIPGDEKIFLSSDSVDQMDTDACDSFDALTTEFLNTLTASGLPQHNIRLKVGTPIMLLRNIDQSEGLCNGTRLIVTKLADHVIEARIISGKNIGTSFYIPRMDISPTQSPWPFKLTRRQFPIIVSYAMTIKKSQGQSLDYVGLYLPRNVFSHGQLYVAISRVKSKNGLKILIYDKDNEAADTTTNVVFKEVFENV